The genomic region GCGGAAACTCCGCGGAATCAATCAGGACTGTCTCAAAACCGCGGCGTACGGAATGCAGCGCAGCAGCTGCTCCACTGGGCCCCGCGCCGATGACCGCAACATCATAATGCTCAACCATGCAAACTATTGTCGCACGCGGGTACCCTGAAGTGGGTTATGCGTCTAGTTTCGACTACGGTTATTGTTTGTCTAAATTTAGTTTCATCGAGCACAAGGACCTGTATACAATGAGCAATCACGCCGTGGATCTGGGGGATGACCAGCTCAATGATCGCGTTGCTGCCGGCGTTGCCGCTGTTGAACGCTTGCTGCACGATGAAACCAACCGCGGGGCGTCCTTCGTCTCTGACAAAGCCCAGCATCTATCCGAAGCAGGTGGCAAGCGATTTCGTCCCATAATGTCGCTGCTGTCGTCTGAATTTGGATCAGAACCAGGCAGCGAAAAAGTCATCAAAGCTGCCACCGTGGTGGAAATGGTGCACGTAGCCACGCTGTACCACGACGATGTCATGGATGAAGCTGACCGTCGTCGCGGTGTGGAATCAGCTAACTCGCGCTGGAATAACTCCGTGGCTATCTTGGCTGGCGATGCTTTATTAGCGCATGCCTCACGCTTGATGAGCCAGCTGGATACCCATACCGTTGAGCAATTCGCGGCCACGTTTGAAGAGCTAGTGACTGGGCAGATGCGCGAGACCGTCGGTGCGGGCGAAGCAAACCCCATTGATCACTACATGAAGGTCATCCAAGAAAAGACCGCCGTGCTGATTGCTTCCGCCGGTTACTTTGGTGCCTACCATTCCGGAGCTCCCAAAGAGCACGCCGAGGCGCTGCGCACCATCGGTGGTGCCATTGGCATGGTCTTTCAGATTGTCGATGACATCATCGATATCTTCTCGGAATCCCATGAATCCGGCAAGACTCCCGGAACGGATTTGCGCGAAGGTGTCTTTACCTTGCCGGTCTTATACGCCCTTGAAGAAGATTCTGAGGCCGGGCAAGGACTGCGTGAGCTGCTGACCGGCCCGCTGGAGGCCGATGAGGACGTAGAGCGTGCATTAGAGTTGCTGCGTGCGTCCAAGGGCCGCGAACGCGCGCTCGAGGTGGTACAGCGCTACATCGACATCGTCTCGGCGGAGTGTGCCACCCTGCCGGATATTCCGGCGACCCGTGCGTTGCGTAACCTCGCGTCGTATACCGCCGACCGCGTGGGCTAGGAGTACAAGTTTGTACACACGCTGGCAACGGTCGAAGGAGTACGTGCGTTACACCCGGTGACCTGCCGATTTGCCATATAGCTAGGTGTGCATAGTAGAGTAATGAACCGCACCGAATAGTGCCTGCCAGGTTGTCCGAGCGGCCAAAGGAAGCGGACTGTAAATCCGCCGGCTTACGCCTTCAGAAGTTCGAATCTTCTACCTGGCACAAAAATAACGTGGAGCCCCAGTTGAGTTTCTTAACTGGGGCTCCACGTTTCTGCATCGCTCGGCTCGAGCGAGCCTGCGTGCGCTTGTGATGCTTACGCGGAGGCCTTAGCGAGGCGCCGATGTGGGCGCCTCCGCGCGGCGTTTAGGCAGCCAACGGAATGACGCCGACGGCGATAGCTGAGGCCAGCATGGCGAGAGACACAATCACAGCGCGCCACAGCACCTTCTTGTGGTGATCGCCTAGGTTCACCTTCGCCAAAGACACCAGCAGCAAAATAGCGGGCACTAATGGCGACTGCATGTGGACGGGCTGGCCGGTAATAGAAGCGCGAGCCATCTCTACCGGTTCAATGCCAAAGTGCGCGGCGCTTTCTGACAGCACCGGCAAGATGCCGAAGTAGAACGCGTCATTGGACATGAAAAATGTCATGGGGATAGACAGCAAGCCGGTAATCGGTGCGAGGTAAGCGCCCATCGAATCCGGGATAACTGAGGTAATCCAGGACGCCATGGCATCAACCATGCCGGTGCCGGAAAAGACGCCGACGAGCACGCCTGCGGCCAGCACCATGGAGACCACACCAACGATGGAGGAGGAGTGGGCCAGCATTTCAGTGGCCTGATCTTTGACCTTCGGGAAGTTCACCGCGAGCGCCAAGCCCGTGCCGACCATGAAGACAAATGCCAGCGGCAAGATATCGGCAACCAAAGCGACCATGACGACCAGGGTGAGCACGAGGTTGAACCAAATCAGCTTCGGGCGCAGCGTAGAACGGTGTGGGTCCAGCATGGTGTCGGTGAGACCATCAGAGGGATCTTCTTCGACCTCTGACAAGGACACGTGTTCTTGTGCATGTTCATTTGAGTTGTCTTCGCGGACATCGACAAGCACTCCGCCTCCGTCTGAGCCATCTGGGACGGTGTCGTCTGGGGTGCGACCGTTCGGCGTCGTGCCGCTTGGCGTCGTGCCTGCTCCGCCGCTGCTACCGGTGCCGCCGGTGCCAGCACCACCTGTGACAGTGCTTCCGCCATTGCTGTCATCCTGGAAGCGGGAAGTATCTACCGAACCGCCCAAGCGCTTGCGCTCGGCGATGCCCAGGAACCACGCAAAAGCGAAGACCACGATGACGCCAACAATCAGAGACGGGATCATCGGGACGAAAACTTCCGCTGGGTCAAGACCCAAGGCGGCCGCAGCGCGCACGGTTGGTCCGCCCCAAGGCAAAATATTCATGGTGCCGTTGATAAGACCTGCAACCACCGTTAGCACCACTGGGCTCATGCCCATGCGCAAGTACAGCGGCAACATCGCAGAGGTGGTGATAATAAACGTGGTGGAGCCATCGCCGTCGAGGGAAACAACCCCGGCTAGCAGCGCGGTACCCAGCACAATCTTGGCGGGGTCATTGCCCAACGCGCGGGTGATAATCCGGATGAGGGGATCAAATAGTCCCACATCGATCATGATGCCGAAGTACATAATGGCAAACATCAACAATGCTGCGGTCGGCGCCATATCTTTTATGGCTTCCATGACCATGTCGCCAATGCCCAGGCCAGCGCCGGCAATAAGGCCGAAGATGGTCGGTACCAAGATCAACGCGATCATAGGCGTGGAGCGGCCGAGCATGATCAGCGTCATGAAGGTGACGATCATGGCAAAGCCTAATCCGACGAGAATTCCATCGGATAGCGTGTGCGTTGGCGCGTATTCCGCTGCCAACGTGACAATAGTGGGGGAGAACATCCTGACTCCTTGGACGGGTATAGGTGCGATAGCCGCAGTAGCACGGCAAGTGCCCTGGAAGACTAGAGCTAGCCTAAAGTGGTGCCTGTCACTGTCCAAGTGTTTGGCGCGTTAGGTAACTAATAGTGCAATTTCATCTTTTAGTGCATTGTGCTCATTCAATTTGTTGCGTGTGGTTTGCCGTGCTCAAATGAGGTATTGCTCGCTGAAACGATGAAGGGTTTAACTCATGCGCTTTGCCACCCGCGTGCTCTTATTGCAGCTGCTTACCGTGGTTGCGGTAGTAACCACCAGCACGGTGGTTTTTATCGGGCTGAGCATCGAGCAGCTTCGCGATGAAGCGGAGACCTCCGCGCTGATGATTGCGCGCACCATTGGTTCTGACCCGCAGGTGCGTGAGTTGGTCGCGGAAGAAACGCAAGATGCGGAAAACCCTGCGGCAGAGGTACTCGCGCAGGGCGAAATACAGCACTACGCGGAAGCTGCTGCGGATTCCACTAGCGCGTTATTTGTGGTCATTACCGATAACAACGGCATGCGTCTCGCGCACCCTGATGAAGATCTGTTGGGGTTGCAAGTAAGCACCAGCTTTGCGGAAGCCCTCGCCGGCAAGGAAGTAGTGGCCTGGGAAAAGGGCACACTGGGGGAATCGGCGC from Corynebacterium ammoniagenes DSM 20306 harbors:
- a CDS encoding polyprenyl synthetase family protein, translating into MSNHAVDLGDDQLNDRVAAGVAAVERLLHDETNRGASFVSDKAQHLSEAGGKRFRPIMSLLSSEFGSEPGSEKVIKAATVVEMVHVATLYHDDVMDEADRRRGVESANSRWNNSVAILAGDALLAHASRLMSQLDTHTVEQFAATFEELVTGQMRETVGAGEANPIDHYMKVIQEKTAVLIASAGYFGAYHSGAPKEHAEALRTIGGAIGMVFQIVDDIIDIFSESHESGKTPGTDLREGVFTLPVLYALEEDSEAGQGLRELLTGPLEADEDVERALELLRASKGRERALEVVQRYIDIVSAECATLPDIPATRALRNLASYTADRVG
- a CDS encoding CitMHS family transporter, translated to MFSPTIVTLAAEYAPTHTLSDGILVGLGFAMIVTFMTLIMLGRSTPMIALILVPTIFGLIAGAGLGIGDMVMEAIKDMAPTAALLMFAIMYFGIMIDVGLFDPLIRIITRALGNDPAKIVLGTALLAGVVSLDGDGSTTFIITTSAMLPLYLRMGMSPVVLTVVAGLINGTMNILPWGGPTVRAAAALGLDPAEVFVPMIPSLIVGVIVVFAFAWFLGIAERKRLGGSVDTSRFQDDSNGGSTVTGGAGTGGTGSSGGAGTTPSGTTPNGRTPDDTVPDGSDGGGVLVDVREDNSNEHAQEHVSLSEVEEDPSDGLTDTMLDPHRSTLRPKLIWFNLVLTLVVMVALVADILPLAFVFMVGTGLALAVNFPKVKDQATEMLAHSSSIVGVVSMVLAAGVLVGVFSGTGMVDAMASWITSVIPDSMGAYLAPITGLLSIPMTFFMSNDAFYFGILPVLSESAAHFGIEPVEMARASITGQPVHMQSPLVPAILLLVSLAKVNLGDHHKKVLWRAVIVSLAMLASAIAVGVIPLAA